A region from the Lycium barbarum isolate Lr01 chromosome 8, ASM1917538v2, whole genome shotgun sequence genome encodes:
- the LOC132605454 gene encoding uncharacterized protein LOC132605454, translating into MTDSSADDKKEETKPVLGFPHSEQFPQSDHNFGPPYSNSGYHYPPPYDQYPYQYPQPFYYYPNCQPNYYNDNNNNNNNNIPQPQLSKVAPPKRKIITFCRVFFCLIVVLILSVIIYLLVQWWRRYAWYPDFEVASFVVHSFNISNYHKLTADWEIDVNVINPNKKVEISFEYIATSLEYKFQLLQSSFSVPINVARKSNAKFHVDFDIPNLNQKNIGGLVVKDMARDRRKGHNLLIDLRIEGIIMNIPNNGSPKRTVEVRCENLMLKFKNSSSLPEWVGSIKKYKHECDYEDHWWDYIW; encoded by the exons ATGACAGATTCTTCTGCCGATGATAAAAAAGAAGAAACGAAACCAGTTTTAGGTTTTCCACATTCTGAACAATTTCCTCAATCAGATCATAATTTTGGCCCGCCTTATTCTAATTCTGGTTATCACTATCCTCCACCATATGATCAATATCCATATCAGTACCCGCAACCCTTTTATTACTACCCAAATTGCCAACCTAATTACTATAacgataacaacaacaacaacaacaacaatatcccGCAACCCCAATTATCCAAAGTAGCCCCACCAAAAAGAAAGATTATAACTTTTTGTAGAGTCTTTTTTTGCCTTATAGTTGTTCTAATTTTGAGtgtcattatttatttattagttcAATGGTGGAGACGTTATGCATGGTACCCCGACTTTGAGGTTGCATCATTTGTTGTACATTCTTTCAACATATCAAACTACCATAAGTTGACAGCCGATTGGGAAATAGACGTGAACGTGATAAATCCAAATAAGAAAGTGGAAATTAGTTTCGAGTACATAGCAACTAGCTTGGAGTACAAGTTTCAACTACTGCAATCGTCGTTCAGCGTGCCCATTAATGTGGCAAGAAAAAGCAATGCTAAGTTTCATGTTGATTTTGATATTCCGAATTTGAATCAGAAGAACATTGGAGGTCTTGTAGTGAAGGATATGGCTCGAGATCGGAGAAAAGGTCATAACTTGTTAATTGATCTGAGGATAGAAGGTATAATAATGAATATACCTAACAACGGGAGCCCCAAAAGAACGGTGGAAGTTAGATGTGAAAATTTAATGTTGAAGTTCAAGAATTCTTCTAGCTTGCCAGAGTGGGTAGGTTctataaaaaaatataaacatgAGTGCGATTACGAAGACCATTGGTG GGATTACATATGGTAA
- the LOC132608315 gene encoding uncharacterized protein LOC132608315, protein MGVAVSVGRQGEMEMAEATWGREREEERDEGEKRKGKKETKKEKEKRDRGDGIQLEFVKFFEQLLGTNVAELPCININIARDVPCLTQDHQRKLLQEYTKEEVLTAFKNLPHDKSPGIDGFPVEFFKTHWNTVGDEVMEAVLQFFANGKLLTGINCTTVTLVPKVPNATYVKEFRPIACCTTVYKLITKGLTSRLKLVVDYLYVTTVQYALIINGGVTPTFKAKKGLRQGDPMSSYLFVLAMEADWGSIKLMMQAFEHFSEVSGLQANMEKSSLYLAGVEQSFRDQIPADMHFSKGSVEASKKALIAWERVCLPRDITDMIAPKQASWIVRKLFDARKWLNNSSQLTQLQNYCIGGKFSIKGAYISFIPQCPKVSWKSITTGSGPLPRHQFITWLAINGRLATVDRLAK, encoded by the exons atgGGGGTGGCAGTGAGCGTGGGGAGACAAGGGGAAATGGAAATGGCAGAGGCAACGTGGGGGAGAGAAAGGGAGGAGGAGAGAGATGAGGGAGAGAAGAGGAAAGGCAAGAAAGAGAcgaagaaggagaaagagaaaagGGACCGTGGGGATGGG ATCCAACTTGAATTTGTGAAGTTCTTTGAGCAGTTGTTGGGAACAAATGTTGCTGAACTGCCTTGTATCAATATTAACATTGCAAGGGATGTCCCATGTCTTACACAAGATCACCAGAGAAAGCTACTTCAGGAATATACCAAGGAGGAGGTACTGACAGCATTCAAAAATTTACCTCATGATAAATCCCCTGGCATTGATGGTTTTCCAGTGGAATTCTTTAAAACCCACTGGAATACTGTTGGCGATGAGGTCATGGAAGCAGTACTTCAGTTTTTTGCAAATGGAAAGTTGTTGACTGGTATAAACTGCACAACAGTGACATTGGTCCCCAAGGTTCCTAATGCAACTTATGTCAAGGAGTTCAGGCCAATAGCTTGTTGTACAACAGTCTACAAGTTAATTACTAAGGGGTTGACCTCAAGACTCAAACTTGTGGTGGACTATTTG TATGTGACTACTGTTCAATATGCTTTGATTATCAATGGTGGTGTTACTCCTACTTTCAAAGCAAAAAAGGGACTAAGACAAGGTGACCCAATGTCATCTTATCTTTTTGTTCTAGCTATGGA AGCTGATTGGGGGTCAATAAAATTGATGATGCAGGCTTTTGAGCATTTCTCCGAAGTTTCAGGCTTACAAGCCAACATGGAGAAAAGTTCATTATATTTGGCTGGTGTGGAACAGAGCTTTAGAGATCAAATCCCGGCAGATATGCACTTCTCGAAGG GTAGTGTTGAGGCATCAAAGAAAGCTTTAATTGCTTGGGAGAGAGTGTGCTTACCAAG GGATATCACTGATATGATAGCTCCAAAACAGGCAAGTTGGATTGTGAGGAAGCTGTTTGATGCAAGGAAATGGCTGAACAATAGTTCCCAGTTAACACAGTTACAGAACTATTGCATAGGAGGGAAATTCAGCATAAAAGGGGCTTACATATCATTTATTCCGCAATGTCCTAAAGTGTCATGGAAGAGTATTACCACAGGGTCAGGGCCTCTACCAAGACACCAGTTTATTACCTGGCTGGCTATTAATGGACGACTGGCAACTGTGGACAGACTTGCAAAATAG